In one window of Zygosaccharomyces rouxii strain CBS732 chromosome E complete sequence DNA:
- the NFS1 gene encoding cysteine desulfurase (highly similar to uniprot|P25374 Saccharomyces cerevisiae YCL017C NFS1 Cysteine desulfurase involved in iron-sulfur cluster (Fe/S)biogenesis required for the post-transcriptional thio-modification of mitochondrial and cytoplasmic tRNAs essential protein located predominantly in mitochondria), with product MLRQGITGLTRVSRLLRVGANSRPALSGGIRLYSKAASNAALKFADDAALETHTDTEAAAREQTVTRAAATSSPSEVIGSSTSALQNAYAENTGFGTRPIYLDMQATTPTDPRVLDTMLKFYTGLYGNPHSNTHAYGWETNKEVENARKNVANVINADPKEIIFTSGATESNNMVLKGVPRFYKRSKKHIITTRTEHKCVLEAARAMVNEGFDVTFLNVDNEGLVNLKELEEAIRPDTCLVSVMAVNNEIGVMQPLKEIGSICKKHKVYFHTDAAQAYGKVPIDVNEMNIDLLSVSSHKIYGPKGAGAVFVRRRPRVRLDPIFSGGGQERGLRSGTLPPPLVAGFGEAARLVVQENDADIAHIKRLSEKLTKGLLSIPDTSLNGSAEHRYPGCVNVSFAYVEGESLLMAMRDIALSSGSACTSASLEPSYVLHAIGKDDALAHSSIRFGIGRFTTEEEVEYVVDAISKRVKFLRELSPLWEMVQEGIDLNSIEWSGH from the coding sequence ATGCTGAGACAGGGAATTACTGGATTGACTAGAGTCTCCAGATTATTGAGAGTTGGTGCTAACAGTAGGCCTGCATTGTCCGGTGGCATTAGATTATATTCCAAAGCTGCGTCCAATGCTGCGCTGAAGTTTGCAGACGATGCTGCGCTAGAGACACATACTGATACTGAGGCAGCCGCAAGAGAACAGACTGTAACTAGAGCTGCGGCTACCTCTTCTCCATCCGAGGTTATTGGTTCCAGTACTTCAGCACTTCAGAATGCATATGCTGAAAATACCGGGTTTGGTACAAGACCTATCTATCTGGATATGCAGGCTACTACACCAACTGATCCCAGAGTTCTAGATACtatgttgaaattttacacGGGTCTCTATGGTAACCCACATTCTAATACCCATGCATACGGTTGGGAAACTAAtaaagaagtggaaaatgcAAGAAAGAATGTGGCCAATGTGATTAACGCAGATCCAaaagaaatcatttttaCTTCAGGTGCTACCGAATCTAATAACATGGTTTTAAAAGGTGTaccaagattttacaagagaAGTAAGAAACATATCATTACTACGAGAACGGAGCATAAGTGTGTTTTGGAGGCAGCAAGAGCCATGGTTAATGAAGGGTTTGATGTGACATTTTTGAATGTGGACAATGAAGGGTtagtaaatttgaaagagctaGAAGAAGCTATCCGTCCAGACACTTGTCTTGTGTCTGTGATGGCTGTTAACAACGAGATCGGTGTCATGCAGcctttgaaagaaattggtagCATCTGTAAAAAGCACAAGGTTTACTTCCATACCGATGCCGCTCAGGCATATGGTAAAGTTCCCATAGATGTTAATGAAATGAATATCGATTTACTATCCGTCTCTTCGCACAAGATTTATGGTCCAAAGGGTGCAGGTGCAGTCTTCGTGAGAAGAAGACCAAGAGTTAGATTAGACCCTATCTTTTCTGGTGGTGGACAAGAAAGAGGTCTTAGGTCAGGAACTTTGCCTCCACCTTTGGTCGCAGGTTTTGGTGAAGCCGCCAGATTAGTGGTTCAAGAAAATGACGCTGATATCGCTCATATCAAGAGACTTTCAGAGAAATTGACTAAGGGTCTTTTGTCAATTCCTGACACTTCTTTGAATGGTTCTGCAGAACACCGTTACCCAGGTTGTGTGAACGTGTCCTTCGCATATGTGGAAGGTGAGTCATTGCTAATGGCTATGAGAGATATCGCATTATCATCTGGTTCCGCTTGTACTTCTGCTTCGTTAGAACCATCATACGTTCTACATGCTATCGGTAAAGACGATGCATTGGCTCATTCTTCCATTAGATTTGGTATCGGTAGATTTACcactgaagaagaagtcGAGTACGTGGTAGACGCCATCAGTAAGCGTGTTAAGTTTTTGAGGGAACTATCACCTCTATGGGAGATGGTTCAAGAAGGTATCGATTTGAACTCTATCGAGTGGTCAGGCCactga
- the LEU2 gene encoding 3-isopropylmalate dehydrogenase (uniprot|Q96WI0 Zygosaccharomyces rouxii LEU2 3-isopropylmalate dehydrogenase): MSKNIVVLPGDHAGQEIAQEAIKVLEAISEVSPEAKFNFQHHLIGGAAIDATGSPLPDDALAAAKKADAVLLGAVGGPKWGTGSVRPEQGLLKIRKELQLYANLRPCNFASESLLDLSPLKPQHAKGTDFVVVRELVGGIYFGERKEDEGDGVAWDSEKYTKPEVQRLTRMAAFLALQHNPPLPIWSLDKANVLASSRLWRKTVEETIKNEFPQLKLNHQLIDSAAMILVKSPTQLNGIVLTSNLFGDIISDEASVIPGSLGLLPSASLASLPDTNEAFGLYEPCHGSAPDLPKGKVNPIAMILSAAMMLKLSLNLSKEGEAVEKAVKQVLDSGVRTGDLGGSNSTSEVGDAIAKAVKEILA; encoded by the coding sequence ATGTCAAAAAACATCGTTGTCCTACCAGGTGACCATGCCGGTCAAGAAATCGCTCAAGAAGCCATCAAAGTGTTAGAGGCCATCTCTGAAGTTAGTCCTGAGGCCAAATTTAACTTTCAACACCATTTAATTGGTGGTGCTGCTATTGATGCAACTGGATCTCCTTTACCAGATGATGCTCTTGCTGCTGCTAAGAAAGCAGATGCAGTGCTATTAGGTGCTGTTGGTGGTCCAAAATGGGGTACCGGTTCCGTTAGACCTGAACAAGGTCTGCTAAAGATCCGTAAGGAATTGCAATTGTACGCCAATTTGAGACCATGCAACTTTGCATCTGAATCTCTACTTGATCTTTCACCATTGAAGCCACAGCATGCAAAGGGAACCgattttgttgttgtaagAGAATTAGTGGGCGGTATCTACTTCGGTGAACgtaaagaagatgaaggtgatggCGTTGCTTGGGACAGTGAAAAATACACCAAGCCCGAAGTTCAACGTTTAACCAGAATGGCAGCATTCTTGGCCCTACAACACAACCCACCTCTACCTATCTGGTCTTTGGACAAGGCTAACGTCTTGGCTTCTTCCAGACTTTGGAGAAAGACTGTAGAAGAAACCATTAAGAATGAGTTCCCTCAATTGAAACTCAACCACCAATTGATTGACTCTGCTGCCATGATTTTAGTCAAGAGCCCAACTCAATTGAATGGTATCGTTTTAACAAGTAACTTGTTCGGTGACATCATTTCTGATGAGGCCTCTGTGATCCCAGGTTCGCTTGGTCTATTACCATCAGCTTCATTGGCTTCTTTGCCAGACACCAATGAGGCCTTTGGTCTGTACGAACCCTGTCACGGTTCTGCTCCTGATCTACCAAAGGGTAAAGTTAACCCTATTGCTATGATTTTATCTGCCGCTATGATGTTGAAACTTTCATTGAACTTATCCAAGGAAGGTGAAGCTGTGGAGAAAGCAGTTAAGCAAGTTCTAGATTCCGGAGTGAGAACTGGTGATTTAGGTGGTTCTAACAGCACTTCTGAAGTCGGTGACGCCATCGCCAAGGCAGTCAAGGAAATCTTGGCATGA